Proteins found in one Panicum hallii strain FIL2 chromosome 4, PHallii_v3.1, whole genome shotgun sequence genomic segment:
- the LOC112889778 gene encoding T-complex protein 1 subunit gamma, translating to MALHAPVLVMKDSMKRESGAKVHQANIQAAKAVADIIRTTLGPRSMLKMLLDAAGGIVVTNDGNAILREIDIAHPAAKSMIELSRTQDEEVGDGTTSVIVLAGEMLHVAQAFIDKNYHPTVICRAYTKALDDAISVLDKIAMSVDVNDRTAMLGLVKSSIGTKFTGQFGDLIADLAIDATTTAGADLGQGMREVDIKKYIKVEKVPGGQLEDSTVLKGVMINKDVVAPGKMRRKIVNPRIILLDSPIEYKKGENQTNAELMKEEDWQVLLEMEEEYIKNLCAQILKFKPDLVITEKGLSDLAIHYLSKAGVSAIRRLRKTDNNRIAKACGAVIVNRPEELQESDVGTGAGLFEVKKIGDEFFAFIVDCKDPKACTVLLRGASKDVLNEVERNLQDAMSVARNILKNPKLLPGGGATELTVSATLKQKSSSVEGVEKWPYEAAALAFEAIPRTLAQNCGLNVIRTMTQLQGKHANGENAWVGLDGRSGDIVDMKERKIWDSYSVKAQTFKTAIEAACMLLRIDDIVSGIKKKQAPGASAPKQPQIETEGDADNEQMIPE from the exons ATGGCGCTGCACGCCCCCGTCCTCGTGATGA AGGACTCGATGAAGCGAGAGTCGGGCGCGAAGGTACACCAGGCCAACATCCAGGCTGCCAAG GCTGTGGCAGACATCATACGCACTACACTAGGTCCCAGATCCATGTTGAAGATGCTTCTCGATGCTGCCGGAG GTATTGTGGTTACTAATGATGGGAATGCTATATTGAGGGAAATAGACATTGCACATCCTGCAGCTAAG TCTATGATTGAACTAAGCCGTACACAGGATGAGGAAGTGGGCGATGGCACAACCTCTGTGATTGTTCTAG CTGGTGAGATGCTCCATGTTGCTCAAGCATTCATTGACAAGAACTATCATCCAACCGTTATTTGCCGAG caTACACCAAAGCGCTTGATGATGCTATATCTGTTCTTGACAAGATTGCAATGTCTGTTGATGTGAATGATC GCACGGCAATGCTAGGTCTTGTGAAGAGCTCCATCGGTACAAAATTCACTGGTCAGTTTGGCGACCTTATTGCT GACCTTGCTATCGATGCTACTACAACAGCAGGCGCTGACCTAGGTCAGGGTATGCGGGAAGTTGATATCAAGAAGTATATTAAAGTAGAAAAGGTTCCTGGTGGTCAGTTAGAGGATTCTACGGTCCTCAAAGGAGTTATGATCAATAAGGATGTTGTGGCTCCTGGCAAAATGAGAAGGAAGATAGTTAACCCACGTATAATCCTGCTGGACAGCCCTATTGAGTATAAGAAGGGAGAAAATCAGACCAATGCTGAGTTGATGAAGGAAGAAGATTG GCAGGTTCTGCTAGAGATGGAGGAAGAGTACATAAAGAACCTCTGTGCCCAAATTCTAAAATTTAAGCCTGATTTGGTCATCACAGAGAAAGGGCTCAGTGATCTCGCTATTCATTATTTGAGCAAGGCTGGTGTTAGTGCAATTCGTAGACTTCGAAAAACTGACAACAACAGAATTGCTAAGGCTTGTGGAGCAGTTATAGTGAACAGGCCTGAGGAGCTCCAAGAATCTGATGTGGGCACAGGAGCTGGCCTCTTCGAGGTCAAGAAGATAGGTGATGAATTCTTTGCCTTCATCGTTGATTGTAAAGATCCTAAGGCTTGCACTGTTCTGTTGAGGGGAGCAAGCAAGGATGTCTTGAATGAAGTTGAGAGAAACCTGCAG GATGCTATGTCTGTTGCGAggaacattttgaaaaacccaaAACTCCTACCTGGAGGCGGTGCTACTGAATTGACTGTATCGGCAACACTGAAGCAAAAGAGTTCTTCAGTTGAAGGTGTTGAAAAG TGGCCCTATGAAGCTGCTGCTTTGGCATTTGAAGCAATTCCAAGAACATTGGCCCAAAATTGTGGTTTGAATGTTATTAGGACAATGACTCAACTCCAGGGAAAG CATGCTAATGGAGAAAATGCTTGGGTTGGTCTTGATGGAAGAAGTGGAGACATTGTTGATATGAAAGAGCGAAAG ATCTGGGACTCCTACAGTGTCAAAGCGCAGACGTTCAAGACAGCTATTGAGGCTGCTTGCATGCTTTTGAGAATCGATGACATTGTCAGCGGTATCAAGAAGAAGCAGGCTCCTGGAGCCTCAGCTCCCAAGCAGCCCCAGATCGAAACGGAAGGTGATGCGGACAACGAGCAGATGATCCCAGAGTAG
- the LOC112889819 gene encoding PLASMODESMATA CALLOSE-BINDING PROTEIN 5-like — protein sequence MLAPSPLRLLLLTPILLLAPRASAAGAAVGVSGGGQLWCVAKNNAEDGALQSAIDWACSADGGRADCAAIQQGGACYDPPDLQRHASYAFNDYFLRAGGAASPAACDFSGAAALTALNPSYGSCVFPSSTSPKNGSFTGTTTYGSSSTELSYNSSWKSNSWSWLLHISLSIILLFVTHL from the exons ATGCTGGCGCCCTCCCCGCTCCGCCTCCTGCTCCTCACCCCCATCCTCCTGCTCGCCCCGCGCGCGTCcgccgcgggggcggcggtCGGGGTGAGCGGCGGGGGCCAGCTGTGGTGCGTGGCCAAGAACAACGCCGAGGACGGCGCGCTGCAGAGCGCCATCGACTGGGCGTGCAGCGCAGATGGCGGCCGCGCCGACTGCGCCGCCATCCAGCAGGGCGGCGCCTGCTACGACCCGCCCGACCTCCAGCGCCACGCCTCCTACGCCTTCAACGACTACTTCCtccgcgccggcggcgccgccagccccgccgcctgcgacttctccggcgccgccgcgctcaCCGCGCTGAACCCCA GTTATGGGAGCTGCGTGTTTCCTTCCAG CACTTCCCCAAAAAATGGCAGCTTCACGGGAACAACCACCTACGGTTCCAGCAGTACAGAATTAAGCTATAATTCTTCGTGGAAATCCAACTCCTGGTCGTGGCTATTGCATATCTCTTTATCTATAATTCTTTTGTTTGTCACACATTTGTGA
- the LOC112889820 gene encoding RING-H2 finger protein ATL39-like, which translates to MQLAMSPDSLLFFCSVAASAAAAFALVSLYKHLAHRRAQPSAGDGLAMSAGSAAAGAGGDGSEEEMLPLSAAAAGLPAFMYSRLVRHSGKGAGWTECAVCLGAIQVGAMVKLLPACGHVYHRDCIDLWLSSRSTCPLCRRRVGDAAAAPGQEPSRQLAQPSPA; encoded by the coding sequence ATGCAACTCGCGATGTCACCGGACAGCCTCCTCTTCTTCTGCTCCGtcgcggcgtcggcggccgccgccttcgcccTCGTCTCGTTGTACAAGCACCTCGCGCACCGGCGGGCCCAGCCCTCCGCGGGCGACGGCCTCGCCATGTCGGCGGGCTCGGCGGCGGCTGGAGCTGGAGGCGATGGCTCGGAGGAGGAGATGCTGCCGCtgagcgccgcggcggcggggctcccgGCTTTCATGTACAGCCGGCTGGTCAGGCACAGCGGCAAGGGCGCGGGCTGGACGGAGTGCGCGGTCTGCCTCGGCGCCATCCAGGTCGGCGCCATGGTGAAGCTGCTGCCGGCCTGCGGCCATGTCTACCACCGCGACTGCATCGACCTGTGGCTGTCGTCGCGCTCCACGTGCCCGCTCTGCCGGCGCAGGGtcggcgacgccgccgccgcgcccggccaGGAGCCAAGCCGGCAGCTCGCTCAACCTTCACCAGCGTAG